One window from the genome of Pseudalkalibacillus hwajinpoensis encodes:
- a CDS encoding flagellar basal body-associated FliL family protein — protein MKRILIIFLTALGIVGAGAAVAVFFLDIDLKKVVAQEEKEPTAEELAARSFSMEPLTTNLSSDHFAVVQLNLLADHEKSYKELEVRNPELKAIVISTLAGLTKADLKGSEGLEKFEDTIKKEVNKVMHDGKVERVLVTDFKIQ, from the coding sequence ATGAAACGGATTCTAATTATCTTCCTAACGGCACTTGGTATTGTCGGTGCTGGAGCTGCGGTGGCTGTGTTTTTTTTAGATATTGATTTGAAAAAAGTCGTAGCACAGGAAGAGAAAGAGCCGACCGCAGAAGAACTTGCAGCAAGAAGCTTTAGTATGGAACCACTGACCACAAATTTATCATCAGATCATTTTGCAGTTGTTCAGCTAAACTTACTTGCTGATCATGAAAAGAGTTATAAGGAACTTGAAGTTCGTAATCCCGAATTAAAAGCGATCGTTATCTCAACGTTAGCTGGCTTAACAAAAGCGGATCTAAAAGGATCAGAGGGTCTTGAAAAGTTTGAAGACACCATCAAAAAAGAAGTAAATAAAGTGATGCATGATGGAAAAGTAGAACGCGTGCTTGTAACGGACTTTAAAATCCAGTAA